A portion of the Gossypium arboreum isolate Shixiya-1 chromosome 8, ASM2569848v2, whole genome shotgun sequence genome contains these proteins:
- the LOC108464148 gene encoding inactive receptor-like serine/threonine-protein kinase At2g40270 yields MYGLWGFERLKLRMMVVMLLMLVLSLFEQNMSFSSPLNSEGLALLRFKQRVVSDPFGSLSNWKEIDGEIDPCSWFGVECSDEKVVILNLKDLCLVGNLGPEFGKLENLKSIILRNNSLSGSIPQEIGELKELEVLDLGFNNFSGPFPSDFGNNLSLTTLLLDNNEFLGNLAPEIYEVKMLSEFQVDENQLTDAATIPSCKSSGFPWNIAQPGDIAYGRRLQQVFVPSKTANERVSQLSPSPSPSESSFSPSMSPSPSSLSPSESPSSIFLTPAPSPSPSPLPSPSPELAPAPALQPPVDPPVSISEPPQSHNAPVNSPASTPRQISNENSDSKHHIFPILIASIGCSLIVLVSVLSIILFRNSKVVSVKPWATGLSGQLQKAFVTGVPKLKRSELEAACEDFSNVIGTFSDGTVYKGTLSSGVEIAVTSTAISSREDWSKNLETQFRNKIDSLSKVNHKNFVNLIGYCEENTPFTRMMVFEYVPNGSLFEHLHIQEAEHLDWGMRLRIAMGIAYCLEHMHQLTPPIAHRNLQSCSVYLTEDYAAKISDFSFLNNATAAKVGSATMELLESPSADAESNVYSFGVILFEMITGRIPYSIDNSSLADWASDYLKRDQPLKEMVDPTLKFFQGDDLEKLFEVVKTCVNPDPKERPTMREVAAKLKEITAMGPDGATPKLSPLWWAELEILSTEPS; encoded by the exons ATGTATGGACTCTGGGGATTCGAGCGGTTGAAGCTCAGGATGATGGTGGTCATGCTGTTAATGCTGGTTTTATCATTGTTTGAGCAGAATATGAGCTTCTCCTCGCCTTTGAACAGTGAAG GTTTGGCTTTGTTGAGGTTCAAACAGAGAGTGGTGAGTGACCCTTTTGGTTCTTTATCGAACTGGAAGGAAATTGATGGAGAGATTGATCCGTGTTCTTGGTTCGGGGTCGAATGCTCTGATGAAAAAGTTGTAATTTT AAATTTGAAAGATCTTTGCCTTGTTGGGAACCTGGGACCTGAATTTGGGAAGCTGGAGAATTTAAAATCTAT TATATTGCGCAACAACTCTTTGTCTGGAAGCATTCCTCAAGAAATTGGGGAATTGAAGGAGCTGGAGGTGTTGGATTTAGGATTCAATAACTTTAGTGGACCATTTCCATCTGATTTTGGCAACAATCTCTCCTTGACAACACT TTTACTTGACAACAATGAGTTTCTTGGAAATCTAGCACCTGAAATATACGAGGTTAAGATGCTTTCTGAATTTCAAGTAGATGAGAATCAGCTAACCGATGCTGCTACTATACCATCTTGTAAAAGCAGTGGTTTCCCCTG GAATATTGCCCAGCCAGGAGATATAGCTTATGGGAGGCGGCTGCAGCAGGTGTTTGTACCCTCTAAGACAGCCAATGAAAGAGTTTCCCAACTGTCACCATCACCTTCGCCATCAGAATCCTCATTTTCACCTTCAATGTCACCTTCACCTTCATCGTTGTCTCCTTCAGAATCCCCCTCCAGTATCTTTTTGACTCCTGCACCTTCACCTTCACCTTCACCTTTACCTTCACCTTCACCTGAATTAGCACCGGCTCCAGCTTTACAACCTCCTGTAGATCCACCAGTATCTATCTCTGAACCACCCCAATCACACAATGCTCCAGTCAATTCCCCTGCTTCAACTCCAAGGCAAATATCAAATGAGAATTCTGATTcaaaacatcatatttttccAATTTTGATTGCAAGTATTGGATGTTCCTTGATTGTTTTGGTTTCAGTCCTTAGCATTATCCTCTTCCGAAATAGCAAGGTGGTTTCTGTCAAACCTTGGGCCACGGGATTAAGTGGGCAGCTGCAGAAGGCATTTGTAACAG GTGTACCGAAGCTCAAGCGATCAGAACTTGAAGCAGCTTGTGAGGATTTCAGCAATGTAATTGGTACCTTTTCTGATGGAACAGTCTACAAGGGGACTTTATCAAGTGGGGTCGAAATAGCAGTGACATCAACTGCGATTTCGTCTCGTGAAGACTGGTCAAAGAATTTAGAGACACAATTTAGAAACAAG ATAGACTCGTTGTCTAAAGTGAACCACAAGAATTTCGTGAACCTCATTGGCTATTGTGAAGAAAATACGCCTTTCACAAGAATGATGGTTTTTGAGTATGTTCCTAATGGATCACTCTTTGAGCATCTACATA TACAAGAAGCTGAGCACTTGGACTGGGGAATGCGCCTAAGGATAGCCATGGGAATAGCGTACTGCCTTGAGCATATGCATCAGCTTACTCCCCCTATAGCCCATAGAAACTTGCAGTCTTGCTCTGTATATCTGACTGAAGACTATGCTGCAAAAATATCTGATTTCAGCTTCTTGAATAATGCTACCGCAGCCAAGGTGGGATCGGCTACCATGGAGCTCTTAGAATCTCCATCAGCAGATGCAGAGAGCAATGTTTACAGCTTCGGGGTAATATTGTTTGAAATGATAACTGGTAGGATCCCGTATTCGATAGACAATAGCTCACTTGCAGACTGGGCCTCAGACTACTTGAAAAGGGACCAACCCTTGAAAGAAATGGTGGATCCAACTCTTAAATTTTTCCAAGGAGATGATCTGGAAAAATTGTTTGAAGTGGTTAAAACTTGTGTTAATCCTGATCCAAAAGAGAGACCAACAATGAGAGAAGTTGCAGCCAAGTTAAAAGAGATTACAGCAATGGGACCTGATGGAGCAACTCCAAAACTCTCTCCCCTTTGGTGGGCTGAGCTTGAAATATTGTCTACAGAACCAAGTTAA
- the LOC108464147 gene encoding LOW QUALITY PROTEIN: ethylene-overproduction protein 1-like (The sequence of the model RefSeq protein was modified relative to this genomic sequence to represent the inferred CDS: deleted 1 base in 1 codon) → MVYFVKKLLSLKLKGTFKSTQVHASSPPNTTIVNTIGSSSIANKLRKKQRVRLIGSKLKSSKVCRSGAKTMLPFGLPKTDHLEPTIEPHLKPIQLVETLADLYRRLGTCLESEKSLICIEQYSILSSLGDPKLLRRCLRAARQHAFDVHSKVVLSALLRYERREDEHDSVSPMDCSCFILECPKATLESGCDLNSIYDHCKCYQECTNSADAQISKEDEFLALEEDSDISFCVGNEEIDCVRSKIAALSAPFKAMLCGSFIESKRSKIDFSQNGISVELMKAVDLYSRTKRVDMFSPKIVLELLSFAERFCCEEMKSACDIQLATFVNCMEDVLVLIEYGLEDRANVLVASCLQVLLRELPSSLHRPKVMRIFCSSEARERLASAGHASFLLYYFLSQVAMEEDMVSNTTVMLLERLKECATLKWQKALALHQLGCVWLERLEYKSAQCYFEAATEAGHVYSLAGIARSRYKQGQQHSAYKLMNTLISEYKAVGWMYQERSLYNTGEDKIADLNTATELDPTLSFPYKYRAVSKAEKKQTKDAISEIDRIIQFKLAPDCLELRAWFFIAIEDYGSALRDIRAMLTLEPSYKMFNVRLSGDDLIDLLNHKVQQGSQADCWLQLYDQWSSIDDIGSLAIIHQMLVNDPWKSLLRFRQSLLLLRLNCKKAAMRCLQLACNLSSSEHEKLIYEGWILYDTGHREEALAKAEKSILIQRSFEAFFLKAYTLSDSNLDPESSSYVIELLEEAIRCPSDGLRKGQALNNLGGKYVDSGKLDQAANCYMNALEIKHTKAHQGLARVYSLRNQQKAAYAELSKLIEKAHNNASAYENRSEYCDSEMAKNDLNMATELDPLRTYPYSYRAAVLMDDQKETEAIEELSKAIAFKPDLQMLHLRAAFYESIGNLHSALCDCEAALCLEPDHIDTLDLYNRARDQAIHTQQI, encoded by the exons ATGGTGTATTTTGTAAAGAAACTGCTTAGTCTTAAGCTAAAAGGAACATTCAAAAGCACTCAAGTTCATGCCTCGAGTCCACCAAATACCACAATTGTTAACACTATTGGCTCTTCTTCCATAGCTAATAAGCTTCGTAAAAAACAAAGAGTGAGACTCATAGGATCAAAACTCAAATCCAGTAAGGTCTGCCGT TCAGGAGCTAAAACCATGCTTCCTTTTGGACTTCCTAAAACTGACCACCTTGAACCAACCATAGAACCTCACTTAAAACCAATTCAGTTGGTAGAAACCTTAGCTGATCTTTACCGCCGCCTTGGGACTTGTTTAGAATCAGAGAAATCATTGATATGCATTGAGCAGTACTCGATTTTGAGTAGCCTTGGCGATCCTAAGTTATTGAGAAGGTGCCTCCGTGCTGCAAGGCAACATGCCTTTGATGTGCACTCCAAGGTGGTTTTATCAGCTTTGTTAAGGTATGAGAGGAGAGAAGATGAACATGATAGTGTATCACCAATGGATTGCAGTTGTTTCATTCTTGAATGTCCTAAGGCTACTCTGGAATCGGGGTGTGATCTGAATTCAATTTATGACCACTGCAAGTGTTATCAAGAGTGTACTAACTCCGCTGATGCGCAAATCTCCAAGGAGGATGAGTTTTTGGCATTGGAAGAAGATAGTGATATCTCCTTTTGTGTTGGCAATGAGGAGATTGATTGTGTTCGATCTAAAATTGCTGCACTTTCAGCTCCTTTTAAGGCAATgctatgtggaagtttcattgaGTCAAAAAGATCTAAAATTGATTTTTCACAAAATGGTATCTCTGTTGAGCTAATGAAAGCTGTGGATTTGTACAGTAGGACTAAGAGGGTGGACATGTTTTCTCCTAAGATTGTTCTGGAGCTCTTATCTTTTGCAGAAAGGTTCTGTTGTGAGGAAATGAAGTCGGCTTGCGATATTCAGTTGGCAACCTTTGTCAACTGTATGGAGGATGTTTTGGTCCTTATTGAATATGGGTTAGAGGACAGGGCAAATGTTCTAGTAGCTTCATGTTTGCAGGTGCTGCTAAGGGAGCTCCCAAGTTCTCTTCATAGGCCCAAAGTGATGAGGATATTTTGTAGCTCTGAGGCAAGGGAGAGATTGGCATCAGCTGGGCATGCTTCTTTCTTACTGTATTATTTCCTAAGTCAGGTGGCTATGGAAGAGGATATGGTGTCAAATACAACAGTGATGTTGTTAGAAAGGTTGAAAGAATGTGCCACATTAAAGTGGCAGAAGGCTCTAGCTTTGCATCAATTGGGTTGTGTGTGGCTCGAGAGACTAGAGTACAAAAGTGCTCAATGTTATTTTGAAGCAGCTACTGAGGCAGGTCATGTTTATTCATTAGCTGGTATTGCAAGATCTAGGTACAAGCAAGGGCAACAGCATTCAGCCTACAAGTTGATGAACACACTTATCTCCGAGTATAAAGCGGTCGGGTGGATGTATCAAGAACGATCTTTGTATAATACTGGGGAGGATAAGATTGCTGATTTGAACACTGCAACTGAATTGGATCCCACCCTATCCTTCCCATATAAATATAGAGCAGTTTCAAAGGCAGAGAAGAAACAAACTAAGGATGCTATTTCAGAGATTGACAGAATCATTCAATTCAAGCTTGCACCAGACTGCCTTGAATTACGAGCTTGGTTCTTCATAGCGATTGAGGATTATGGAAGTGCTTTGAGAGACATTAGAGCAATGTTAACTTTGGAGCCCAGTTACAAGATGTTCAATGTGCGATTAAGCGGGGATGATTTGATAGATCTCCTGAACCATAAGGTTCAGCAAGGAAGTCAAGCTGACTGCTGGCTGCAACTTTATGATCAATGGTCTTCCATTGATGATATTGGCTCTTTGGCTATAATTCACCAGATGCTTGTTAATGATCCTTGGAAAAGTCTCCTTAGATTTCGGCAATCTCTTCTTCTTTTAAG GCTAAACTGTAAGAAGGCTGCTATGCGATGTTTGCAATTAGCTTGTAACCTTTCAAGTTCTGAGCACGAAAAGTTAATTTATGAAGGATGGATTTTATATGACACCGGCCATCGTGAAGAAGCTCTTGCTAAGGCTGAGAAGTCCATTTTGATTCAAAGGTCGTTTGAAGCATTTTTCCTGAAAGCTTACACATTGTCAGATTCAAATCTGGATCCTGAGTCTTCTTCTTATGTCATTGAACTTTTGGAGGAAGCAATTAGATGCCCTTCAGATGGTCTTCGGAAAGGACAA GCACTCAACAATTTAGGCGGTAAGTATGTGGATTCTGGTAAACTGGATCAAGCTGCAAACTGCTATATGAATGCCCTTGAAATCAAACATACAAAAGCTCATCAAGGTTTAGCACGCGTATACTCTTTAAGAAATCAGCAAAAAGCTGCTTATGCTGAGCTGTCCAAACTGATAGAGAAGGCACATAATAATGCCTCAGCATATGAGAACCGGTCGGAGTATTGTGACAGTGAGATGGCAAAGAATGATCTCAACATGGCAACAGAATTGGATCCACTGAGAACATACCCATATAGCTACAGGGCAGCTG TGCTAATGGATGACCAAAAAGAAACTGAAGCAATTGAAGAACTTTCAAAAGCCATTGCGTTCAAGCCGGACCTACAAATGCTTCACCTTCGAGCTGCATTTTATGAGTCAATTGGTAATCTCCATTCAGCTCTCTGTGATTGTGAAGCAGCTCTCTGCTTAGAACCGGACCATATAGACACGCTTGATCTGTATAATAGAGCACGGGACCAAGCTATCCACACTCAACAAATTTAA